In Falco cherrug isolate bFalChe1 chromosome 5, bFalChe1.pri, whole genome shotgun sequence, one DNA window encodes the following:
- the GOLT1B gene encoding vesicle transport protein GOT1B isoform X1 — MISLSDTQKIGMGLTGFGVFFLFFGMILFFDKALLAIGNVLFVAGLSFVIGLERTFRFFFQKHKMKATGFFLGGVLIVLIGWPLIGMILEIYGFFLLFRGFFPVVVGFIRRVPVLGYLLNLPGISSLVDKVGESNNMV, encoded by the exons ATGATCTCCCTCTCTGACACCCAGA agattGGAATGGGACTAACAGGCTTTGgagtgtttttccttttctttggaaTGATACTCTTCTTTGACAAAGCTCTTTTGGCTATTGGAAAT gtTTTATTTGTGGCTGGCTTGTCTTTTGTTATCGGTTTAGAAAGAACATTTAGattcttctttcaaaaacacaaaatgaaagcaacaggCTTTTTCCTGGGTGGTGTGCTCATAGTTCTCATTGGTTGGCCTTTAATAGGAATGATCCTTGAAATTTATGGGTTCTTCCTATTATTCAG GGGGTTCTTTCCTGTGGTGGTCGGCTTTATTAGAAGAGTTCCAGTTCTTGGATATCTCTTGAATTTACCCGGTATAAGCTCG CTTGTAGATAAAGTTGGAGAAAGCAACAACATGGTATAA
- the GOLT1B gene encoding vesicle transport protein GOT1B isoform X2: MVGGEIGMGLTGFGVFFLFFGMILFFDKALLAIGNVLFVAGLSFVIGLERTFRFFFQKHKMKATGFFLGGVLIVLIGWPLIGMILEIYGFFLLFRGFFPVVVGFIRRVPVLGYLLNLPGISSLVDKVGESNNMV; encoded by the exons ATGGTCGGTGGTG agattGGAATGGGACTAACAGGCTTTGgagtgtttttccttttctttggaaTGATACTCTTCTTTGACAAAGCTCTTTTGGCTATTGGAAAT gtTTTATTTGTGGCTGGCTTGTCTTTTGTTATCGGTTTAGAAAGAACATTTAGattcttctttcaaaaacacaaaatgaaagcaacaggCTTTTTCCTGGGTGGTGTGCTCATAGTTCTCATTGGTTGGCCTTTAATAGGAATGATCCTTGAAATTTATGGGTTCTTCCTATTATTCAG GGGGTTCTTTCCTGTGGTGGTCGGCTTTATTAGAAGAGTTCCAGTTCTTGGATATCTCTTGAATTTACCCGGTATAAGCTCG CTTGTAGATAAAGTTGGAGAAAGCAACAACATGGTATAA